GTTTCTGCGCGCGCGACACTAAACTTCCGCCTGATCCTTATACCCAGACGATGTGGGACCGGATCATGATCCAGCAGTCCTACCGCAACATGCAGAAAGGAATGCATTACATGCAGGGCGGCGATTACCAGAAAGCCGCGCGCGAATTCGGCCGGTCGGTGGTGGAAAACAAAAACGACGCCTGGCCGCACGTCATGCTGGGTTCTGCGTTATACTGGACCGGGCAGGTTGACCAGGCCATGACAGAATACGAAACCGCCCTTGCAATTGACCCTGAAAACTCGCAGGCGCACCAGCTTATGGGCATAGCGCACGCCTGGAAAGGCGACGCGCACGCGGCGCTGAAGTCCTTTCTGGCGGCGGCGAAATACGAACCGAACCGGTCCGACATACAGATGGATATCGGCTCGATTTACGAATCGCTTGGCCGGCATGACCTGGCGCTCGACTATTTCCGCCGGGCGGTGAAACTGGAGCCGCGCCACCCGCTTTACCGGTACCAGCTGGGCCTGCTGGAAACGCGGCTGGGCATGGAAGAGAACGCCACGGAATCGTTTCGCGAGGCGCTGAGCCTCTATCCCGATTACGAGGACGCCATGCTCGAGCTTGGCGCGCTGTACGAACGGCAGGGCAAAACCGGCGACGCGCTCGGCCTGTTTCGCCGCGCGGTTAAAATCAAACCGCGCGATTCAGTGGCGCGTTTCCGCTACGCGCGGCTGCTGGCGGCAACCGGAAAACATAAGGACGCGGACGAAACGGTGAAGCTCGCCTTCAGCCTGACTCCGAACCGCAAGGGCGAAGGGCTGTCTTTGTCGCTGGCTTATTCCGGCAGCAAGTCGGACGGGACTGACTCGCCCGCCCGGGGCGGCGGCAGCGGCGGGCCGGACGGCGGCTCCTCCGGCGGGACTCAACAGTCGCCGCACTCCGGTCAGGCGGAGCAGGATAAAAAAACCGGCCCGGTTGATTCGCTCAAGCGCAACCTGGAACGCGTGCCGCTCGACCAGGAAATAAGCGTGCAGGCGGAAATCATCTATCTGCCGGACCGGAAACCGGAACTGCAGGTGCTCAAGCCCTCGGAACGGGGCGGAAAATCGGCGCTGGGCGACGCGCTTAAAAAAAATCTGTCCGCCGCGCCGGAAGTGATGTCGGTCAAACGCCAGTATTCGCTGCCCGCGTCGGACGCGGCGCAGCGGCGCGAAATGATCAAATCGCTGCTTGACGATATCGGCACGACGCTCAAAGAAATCCCGTCCGACGCCAATATGCGCATGGCGCTGAATATAGACGCGCAGAAACCGTCCGCGTCGGCAGCGGGAACCGGCGGGAGCGGCGGGCCGGACAACAGCGGCCCGGCCCCGGCCGGCAACGCACCGGGCCGCATACAGAATAAAAACG
The DNA window shown above is from Elusimicrobiaceae bacterium and carries:
- a CDS encoding tetratricopeptide repeat protein, translated to MILIVMRASALKTLSAAFLLALPASCAPGFCARDTKLPPDPYTQTMWDRIMIQQSYRNMQKGMHYMQGGDYQKAAREFGRSVVENKNDAWPHVMLGSALYWTGQVDQAMTEYETALAIDPENSQAHQLMGIAHAWKGDAHAALKSFLAAAKYEPNRSDIQMDIGSIYESLGRHDLALDYFRRAVKLEPRHPLYRYQLGLLETRLGMEENATESFREALSLYPDYEDAMLELGALYERQGKTGDALGLFRRAVKIKPRDSVARFRYARLLAATGKHKDADETVKLAFSLTPNRKGEGLSLSLAYSGSKSDGTDSPARGGGSGGPDGGSSGGTQQSPHSGQAEQDKKTGPVDSLKRNLERVPLDQEISVQAEIIYLPDRKPELQVLKPSERGGKSALGDALKKNLSAAPEVMSVKRQYSLPASDAAQRREMIKSLLDDIGTTLKEIPSDANMRMALNIDAQKPSASAAGTGGSGGPDNSGPAPAGNAPGRIQNKNARVTYNPRQVGNDMGLWVMGSSWLELVDETLAEIKEELENSDSPQLWVTAG